Genomic window (Drosophila willistoni isolate 14030-0811.24 chromosome 2L unlocalized genomic scaffold, UCI_dwil_1.1 Seg196, whole genome shotgun sequence):
AGACTTTTTATGGCCTGGTAAACAATCCCTGAACCTCGACAATATTTGTTCTAAAGGTCGTTCGgaaacagagacagagacagagacggAGACAGAGACGGAGGTTGCCATTGAGAAACTGATAGATTTATTAAGTacacaaattaaattactATATATAcctttatatatacatatatatagttgtatatgtataattgtTTGTATGTCGCTCATctagatacatatatacatagatgcCCGCCCATTCAGAAGCTGCGCGACGATctcaaaattaacaataaaaaagTGATATTAATTTAGTCAGACTTACTTTTGACCTATGACAAAGTTGGTACACACTTTCTATCatcaaaattatttgaaaagttCAGAAAGTTGTTTCTACTTTGCTGGCTTCCTTGAAACATTGTATATAATAGTAAGAACATTTTACAGAAATCTGAACAATTTTATTCACATTAGAATCTATAATACATATTTACGTTAGGATCCGACAACTAAGTAcctatataaatatttcaaatatgaaatacttgaaatattttcaagaAATTCGAATATTAACTTCATTTACATTATATtcctatacatttatttaCCTAAGGTAGATCAAGttaatattcaaatttcttgtaaatataatgaaatattatttatatagttGTCATATTTTTATGTGGCGGATCTAGTAGAAGATGTAGGGATACAAATCGGTCAGTTTAAGGGGGAAATAGGTCTTAGATATTGAAATTTTAGTAGTTTTATAGGTAAAATGTGGGTTTTGAGGGAGAAATTTCAAATGTCCTccacaaatgaaagaaaagTTCTCTTTGTATGTCCAGTTTAAACTTTTTACTTACAAAATTATCTAACTCTGCAAAATTGTATAGATCCTGAGGAAGAAACACTAAATTTTAAGATATTTTGACTTTCAAAAGGAAAGCAAGCTGATTTCGAATATTAGTCTAAAAAGAAGATGAGATCGCAACACTTTCGAGATTTGACTATACCCCATTTTGAAAGTATATCAAAGGAGAAAAAAAGTTGTTGGAACAGTTAATAACAATTATAATGTATAGAATTATATTACTCATCATCTTGGTGATTGTTTGTCTGACTGAAACGAAGTCTCAGGGGCGTAGCCATGAACAAGGCATAAAAAAACCATTTACGCAAATCGTTCCGATGGATATATATAATgctatgtatatataacaactttattaaacacaTTCAAAGCAGGTTCTACTTATTGTTAAACGTGCCTGATTAGAAGTAACTGAAAGACGTTTCACTTGGCTAATGTTATTTGAGACATCAAGAATTGTTTAACTTTAATTGGAGTGTAAGTTGAGATTTCAAAAGTTCTAAACCCTTTTCAGCTACACCCATGACTagactgttttttttttttttttttttgcccatgAATTgctcaaatttttatttcgttctGTTTGCTCAGTCACAAGCTTCTGCTCACAAGCGTTTTATGATGAGTGCCGGCGACGCCGATGACGACTTTGCTCTACGTACCTTCTCCCTGTTGTCGGAGAAGCTGGCAAAAGTTAATTGAATTAAGTAAGTCACTTATCAGACGCGTGACTAACAACTAATTGTGCGGCAGCCATCGATTAACACAACGTCTTGCTTGCATTTAACCTTTACTAGCAGCAATTGTAGCAACATTTTAGAATTCATCAgcgaaaacaaacaaaattgaaaatggtTTTCTCTGCGATTTCCCCTCTTGTTGTTTATAATCATTCGATTTTGGTTTGATCTAATCTTGAATCACACAAAATATGTGGTAAatatagaaatttatttttgtaaaatgACCGAAAGAGATAAAGCGAGATAGAGTGCAAATAAATgattaacattttaaaatcTAAATTGGTTTTCtatctaaaatatattttttgtgaagAAACTTAAGAATTTTGAGCAACATTTGCAGTCATTCTCAATTacaattgcatacttttgagggtacaatttacaattaaagTGTTTGGCTTATTGTAATAAATAGTTCAATCATGATTAGTTATTGTCTTTATTCGTTGTTGTcttatataatttaacaagtgcgtctaaaatatatagtatataacATTTGATTTAAGTTAGTTGGCTTTAAGTTTTGTGTGTATTtaggtgttttttttgtgctttttctttattttttttcttttcgtttgtgtttagaattttaaatttaattttaagctAGTATATAGTTATTCTCGTATAGTAACATCACTAATTATGGAGGGGTTGACGACGACGGAAACGTTGCACTGTGCTGTTTGTTTTGACACTGGGTGACTTGGGTTGGGGATAGGTGCAGGGGGGGCGGTGCATTTGGGTGGGGAGGTGTTGCTGCCAACCTATCAACTGAGCGTGGCTGTTGGTAACTTTGAGCTACTACGTGAAAATAGgacttttttcaatatttttggtCGCCATTTATTCGAACTTTTCTTGGTCTCCGATGTCGTTGAAATGTTTGAACTGCTGGCACTTAAAGTACGATCACGTTCCATATTAATGGCACTCACGGACTGCGCATGACGCAAAGGTTTCACTGTAGTCCCATTACGAGGTGTGGTTGAAAAGCTTATggttaatttttgtaaaaacttatccttcttcttcattttgcGTTCGGGCAACGGAGCACTTGTATCACCCGACATTAGCGTTAAATGTGAATCATCGTCGAGGGTCGAGTTGCTCTTCGAAGCAGCTGATTGTTTATAATTGGTTAAATCGGTTGAGCTAATGTCACAATCATTGAGCTGTATGCGTATGGTGGGCGTGGTAACCCTTGGTTGTTGTGGTTGCGGCGATCCTGCAACTTCTTTTGATGAAGTCCTGAAACgaagaaacaaagaaaatggATTCAACTCGAGGTTAGAAGAATCCTCTCTAGTTGCTACTCACATTGGCAACTGTGTTCCATAGATGGCGCTACTGTCTAGATCATGCAATGATCTAGCCAATTTATCCCAGAAATTAAATAATGTTGAATCTCCACTGTATTTAATGTGCGTATAAATTCCCAAAGTTTGTGGCACATGCAAATCTGATTTATACAATATGGGTATTATTTTTCTTGTGTGATTCTCTGAAAAAGATAAGGATTATTAATTTAGAAACATATCCACCCACATTCTAGGGTGAAACTatgccccttaaagtatgcaatgggCTGGAAAAGTGCCTTTGTGGAGGGCAAATTAGCCAATCTAGCACCTAAAATTGATTAATTTGCCATAAATTATTTCTTAAGTTTCACCATTTTAATTCGGTAAATTCACATTCTCGTATCACTCCATGTGTTTGGACtgtttattgcatacttttaggagCAAAATTCCCGCCATTTCGTATTTTCACACACTTGGACTCACCGATCTGTATCTTTTGTGTAAAATTCACTAGATAAGTATTCTCTGGACTTCGCAGAAATTCTTCAGTTAGAACCACAATCAAATGATTACATCGTGTGGCCATAAAATGTGATAGTTGAACATGCTCAAAGGGCACACCCATTAGCATATCACGGTGTCGCAGGAAAAGCTATAAAAATCATAGTTTAAACAAAAGCACGaacatcaacaaaaacaaaaaaaagtaccaaccaaaaacagaaacgaagctacacaacaaaaaaaaaaaaaaagtacaaaaaaagtTAATGACGATTATTTCCtgtttaaaaatgatttttattgtattctcctctgtttgttattgttaatttCGGTTGACTTATTTATAGCTGTGTTTGCTGATTTATTTTCGTTTCTGTTTTTGCTCGTAAGAAAtggaaaggaaaggaaagggGGATTTACCTTGAGATTATAACGACCTGACTCTAAATTTTGCATTATTTCGGTGGCATGTTCGATATCTGCTTCGGCATACAAAACACAAGCATTATATCGGGGCAAAGGTAAACCCATTTCCACACATTTCTGATCGTCTTCACTAAGTATCATCACATTTTGGCCCATTGATGTGGGCactttgctgttgttgttgttgtggttgttattgttgctattGTGTATATTGTTGTTAGGTTCAATGCAACTGATTATTTTACTAGGCGGATCGGGACTTTGATTAACCAATTTAATCACCGCCTGTTGTTGCTCCTGTTTTGTCAGATAACGTTGAGTGTCCTTTACTACATACAAAAAAGATTTCAAAGAAAAGATTTGAAATTTGCTTGGAAAAAATAACATTTGTTCAAGGGAAGATGGACAGTTGGGcaacattttacatatttatctAATCCTAATAGTCATTGACTAAATCAATGAAAAAACCTACGTTgttttgtttggaattaaaccATTGACTAAATCAATGGGAAACCCCGTACGCGTGTGTTtagtatatttttatatttctgaTTCTGGATTACTTTATAACAACTGAACAACACTTATTTTGAGACCGCTGGAATCTGTCAAGAGTTATTTgctttatatatttctttgggAGTTAAATAGGATTTTGTAAGCAACCTTTACCATTTGGTGgaatttatgtaattttttattcGATAGAAATTCTATCCAGAAGTCTCCAACTTTCTAAGAAGTCGAATTAGAATCATACTTTTatgagattttaatttaaatttaaaatgcaacaaatccaaaaaaattaaGGATATAGTGCTTTAGATATATCCAATCCGATAGATTTGGCAAACTGAAAGTTTGATTAAAAAGATT
Coding sequences:
- the LOC6639863 gene encoding uncharacterized protein LOC6639863 → MLPQYICPEQHHLQHSITSTTDTADTTTHSPPQLRQHPPTHSHNYSTVDVSGSDLNWHRPPAPHHRYHRPPAKMVATMDHQSPQIGGGIGGMGFNQTPLSELSIETRNQLAGMLNRKKFLHSEEGYARDWRGIAALAKQLGFVSENSDHPMDAVLNSWIERNATTADIGHLEQFLGIIDRWDVCDDIQENLLKDTQRYLTKQEQQQAVIKLVNQSPDPPSKIISCIEPNNNIHNSNNNNHNNNNSKVPTSMGQNVMILSEDDQKCVEMGLPLPRYNACVLYAEADIEHATEIMQNLESGRYNLKLFLRHRDMLMGVPFEHVQLSHFMATRCNHLIVVLTEEFLRSPENTYLVNFTQKIQIENHTRKIIPILYKSDLHVPQTLGIYTHIKYSGDSTLFNFWDKLARSLHDLDSSAIYGTQLPMTSSKEVAGSPQPQQPRVTTPTIRIQLNDCDISSTDLTNYKQSAASKSNSTLDDDSHLTLMSGDTSAPLPERKMKKKDKFLQKLTISFSTTPRNGTTVKPLRHAQSVSAINMERDRTLSASSSNISTTSETKKSSNKWRPKILKKVLFSRSSSKLPTATLS